A stretch of the Herpetosiphonaceae bacterium genome encodes the following:
- a CDS encoding MoaD/ThiS family protein codes for MAITVILPNALRPYAAYNDRVALDAATAGDALGKLVERYPDLKARLPEDLSTLPPGMGIYRNSQDLRGLQGLDTPLREDDRLTIVVPEGDL; via the coding sequence ATGGCGATCACAGTGATTTTGCCGAATGCGCTGCGGCCCTACGCCGCATACAACGATCGAGTCGCGCTGGATGCCGCCACCGCTGGCGATGCGCTGGGCAAGCTGGTCGAGCGCTATCCCGACCTCAAGGCGCGCCTGCCGGAAGATCTGAGCACGCTGCCGCCAGGAATGGGCATCTACCGCAACAGCCAGGACCTGCGCGGCCTCCAGGGCCTCGATACGCCACTGCGCGAAGACGATCGGCTGACGATCGTCGTGCCGGAAGGCGACCTGTAG
- a CDS encoding SufE family protein — protein MSETQIPPRLEEIIEDFKLAEGAEKLELLLEYARNMPPLPAWLHGQRDAMEQVHECMTPVFVYAENQNNHLKFHFDVPEESPTVRGYAALLSEGVEGATPEEVLRIPGDFYQEMGLQDVLSPRRLQGVHTILAYIKRLATKELASEAGQR, from the coding sequence ATGTCTGAAACCCAGATTCCGCCCCGGCTCGAAGAGATCATCGAGGACTTCAAGCTGGCGGAAGGCGCTGAGAAGCTTGAGCTCCTGCTGGAATACGCGCGCAACATGCCGCCGCTGCCCGCATGGCTTCATGGTCAGCGCGATGCGATGGAGCAGGTTCACGAGTGCATGACGCCCGTGTTCGTGTATGCCGAAAACCAGAACAATCACCTGAAGTTCCACTTCGACGTGCCCGAAGAGTCGCCGACGGTGCGGGGCTATGCCGCGCTGCTGAGCGAAGGCGTGGAGGGCGCAACGCCGGAGGAGGTGCTGCGCATCCCCGGCGACTTCTATCAGGAGATGGGCCTGCAAGATGTGCTTTCGCCGCGCCGGTTGCAGGGCGTGCATACGATCCTGGCCTACATCAAGCGGCTGGCGACCAAGGAGCTGGCGAGTGAGGCGGGCCAGCGCTAA
- a CDS encoding sulfurtransferase, translating to MTQASHTYARPEVLVDTQWVAEHRDDPGVRIVECDEDVLLYDLGHVPGAVKIDWVEDLNDPLVRDYLDKAGFEKLMRKKGIANDTTVVFYGDKNNWWATYAFWVFQLFGHTNAKIMNGGRKKWIDEGRELATEVPQYPATDYTAPERSDEQIRAFRDQVLAALKQRDVALVDVRSPDEYTGKKLHMPEYPQEGALRGGHIPGAQNIPWATAVNEDSTFKSRPELEQIYGSKGITPDKDVIAYCRIGERSSHTWFVLTYLLGYDKVRNYDGSWTEWGNGVGLPIEK from the coding sequence ATGACACAAGCCTCACACACCTACGCCCGTCCAGAGGTACTGGTCGATACACAATGGGTCGCGGAGCACCGCGACGATCCCGGCGTGCGGATCGTGGAGTGCGACGAAGACGTGCTGCTCTACGATCTGGGTCACGTCCCCGGCGCGGTCAAAATCGACTGGGTAGAAGATCTCAACGATCCGCTGGTCCGCGATTATCTGGACAAAGCAGGCTTCGAGAAGCTGATGCGCAAGAAGGGCATCGCCAACGACACGACGGTCGTCTTCTACGGCGACAAAAACAACTGGTGGGCGACCTATGCCTTCTGGGTCTTCCAGCTCTTCGGGCACACCAACGCCAAGATCATGAACGGCGGTCGCAAGAAGTGGATCGACGAGGGACGCGAGCTCGCCACGGAGGTGCCGCAGTACCCGGCGACGGACTACACGGCTCCTGAGCGCTCGGACGAGCAGATCCGCGCCTTCCGCGATCAGGTGCTGGCGGCGCTTAAACAGCGTGACGTTGCGCTGGTCGATGTGCGCTCGCCCGACGAGTACACCGGCAAGAAGCTGCACATGCCGGAGTATCCCCAGGAAGGCGCGCTGCGCGGCGGTCACATCCCAGGCGCGCAGAACATCCCCTGGGCCACGGCGGTCAACGAAGACAGCACGTTCAAATCGCGTCCAGAGCTGGAGCAGATCTACGGCTCGAAGGGCATCACGCCCGACAAAGACGTGATCGCCTACTGCCGCATCGGCGAGCGCTCGTCGCACACGTGGTTTGTGCTGACATACCTGCTGGGCTACGACAAGGTGCGCAACTACGACGGCTCGTGGACCGAGTGGGGCAACGGCGTCGGCCTGCCGATTGAGAAGTAA
- a CDS encoding non-heme iron oxygenase ferredoxin subunit: MAEFVTVASVQDFNEGTVKACTVNGEMIAIVACNGQFYAINNICSHEYAELHEGEVDTDECTIECPLHGSQFSLESGRPRTLPAVTPIATYEVRVVGDEIQVAVS, encoded by the coding sequence ATGGCGGAGTTTGTTACGGTGGCGAGCGTCCAAGACTTTAACGAAGGCACGGTCAAGGCATGCACAGTCAACGGAGAAATGATCGCGATCGTGGCCTGCAACGGGCAGTTCTATGCCATCAACAACATTTGTAGCCATGAATACGCCGAGCTGCACGAAGGCGAGGTCGATACCGACGAATGCACGATCGAGTGTCCGCTGCACGGCTCGCAGTTCAGCCTGGAGTCGGGCCGTCCCCGAACGCTGCCAGCCGTCACGCCGATCGCGACGTATGAAGTCCGCGTCGTCGGCGATGAGATTCAGGTAGCCGTTAGCTAG